From a region of the Chlorocebus sabaeus isolate Y175 chromosome 23, mChlSab1.0.hap1, whole genome shotgun sequence genome:
- the NMUR2 gene encoding LOW QUALITY PROTEIN: neuromedin-U receptor 2 (The sequence of the model RefSeq protein was modified relative to this genomic sequence to represent the inferred CDS: substituted 1 base at 1 genomic stop codon) gives MEKLQNASWIYQQKLEDPFQKHLNSTEEYLAFLCGPRRSHFFLPVSVVYVPIFVVGVIGNVLVCLVILQHQAMKTPTNYYLFSLAVSDLLVLLLGMPLEVYEMWRSYPFLFGPVGCYFKTALFETVCFASILSITAISVERYVAILHPFRAKLESTRRRALRILGVVWGFSVLFSLPNTSIHGIKFHYFPNGSLVPGSATCTVIKPMWIYNFIIQVTSFLFYFLPMTVISVLYYLMALRLKKDKSLEADEGNANIQRPCRKSVNKMLFILVLVFAICWAPFHIDRLFFSFVEEWTESLAAVFNLVHVVSGVLFYLSSAVNPIIYNLLSRRFQAAFQNVISSFHKQWHSQRDPQVPPAQQNIFLTQCHFVELTEDIGPQFPCQSSMHNSNLSTALSSEQMSXRNYQSYHFHKT, from the exons ATGGAAAAACTTCAGAATGCTTCCTGGATCTACCAGCAGAAACTGGAAGATCCATTCCAGAAACACCTGAACAGCACCGAGGAGTATCTGGCCTTCCTCTGCGGACCTCGGCGCAGCCATTTCTTCCTCCCCGTGTCTGTGGTGTATGTGCCAATTTTTGTGGTGGGGGTCATTGGCAATGTCCTGGTGTGCCTGGTGATTCTGCAGCACCAGGCTATGAAGACGCCCACCAACTACTACCTCTTCAGCCTGGCGGTCTCTGACCTCCTGGTCCTGCTCCTTGGAATGCCCCTGGAGGTCTATGAGATGTGGCGCAGCTACCCCTTCTTGTTCGGGCCTGTGGGATGCTACTTCAAGACGGCCCTCTTTGAGACCGTGTGCTTCGCCTCCATCCTCAGCATCACCGCCATCAGCGTGGAGCGCTACGTGGCCATCCTACACCCGTTCCGCGCCAAGTTGGAGAGCACCCGGCGTCGGGCTCTCAGGATCCTCGGCGTCGTCTGGGGCTTCTCCGTGCTCTTCTCCCTGCCCAACACCAGCATCCACGGCATCAAGTTCCACTACTTCCCCAATGGGTCCCTGGTCCCAGGTTCGGCCACCTGTACGGTCATCAAGCCCATGTGGATCTACAATTTCATCATCCAGGTCACCTCCTTCCTATTCTACTTCCTCCCCATGACTGTCATCAGTGTCCTCTACTACCTCATGGCACTCAGA CTAAAGAAAGACAAATCACTTGAGGCAGATGAAGGGAATGCAAATATTCAAAGACCCTGCAGAAAATCAGTCAACAAGATGCTGT TTATCTTGGTCTTAGTGTTTGCTATCTGTTGGGCCCCATTCCACATTGACCGACTCTTCTTCAGCTTTGTGGAGGAGTGGACTGAATCCCTGGCTGCTGTGTTCAACCTCGTCCATGTGGTGTCAG GTGTCTTATTCTACCTGAGCTCAGCTGTCAACCCCATTATCTATAACCTACTGTCTCGCCGCTTCCAGGCAGCATTCCAGAATGTGATCTCTTCTTTCCACAAACAGTGGCACTCCCAGCGTGACCCACAGGTGCCACCTGCCCAGCAGAACATCTTCCTGACACAATGCCACTTTGTGGAGCTAACCGAAGATATAGGTCCCCAGTTCCCATGTCAGTCATCCATGCACAACTCTAACCTCTCAACAGCCCTCTCTAGTGAACAGATGTCATGAAGAAACTATCAAAGCTACCACTTTCACAAAACCTGA